The following proteins come from a genomic window of Rissa tridactyla isolate bRisTri1 chromosome 11, bRisTri1.patW.cur.20221130, whole genome shotgun sequence:
- the LOC128915988 gene encoding protocadherin gamma-B5-like — MAVRQRQSESRRRAVGRAVLLPALLLVVCCRAAAERIRYAIPEELGRGSLVGPLARDLGLSPAELPARKLRVASAGNRQLKYFTVSGESGNLYVSERLDREEMCGESASCSVSFEALVQNPLNVFHVEVAIQDVNDNAPHFLQDNFQLEINEFTSPGARFYLGMAEDPDVGSNSLQGYELESNGYFEVEVKENHDSSKFAELVLRRALDRESEQSVRLVLTAVDGGDPPRSGTAQLCINVTDANDNPPVFEQDRYRASLREDAPPGSTVLNVSASDADAGTNARITYGFGKMPAKVLQKFVVEAESGTIRLQEALDFEDTRAFSLAVEARDGGGLVAHCKVEVEVLDVNDNAPEITVLSVSSPVPEDAPAGTVVALLNVNDADSGENGQVWCELSGEAPLSMVSSSVGSYKVVTASALDREQASEHRVTVVARDRGSPSLSSRASLVLEVSDVNDNAPVFEEAAYSAYVSENNAAGAPVVRVRARDADAGANGRVSYWLAGGSAGAAPYVSVEARSGAVYAQRSFDYEQCREFAVAVRAQDGGAPSRSSTATVRVFVLDRNDNAPRVLWPAAASGASGSGASSLPAAFEVVPRSAEAGYLVGKVVAVDADAGRNAWLSYELVQASEPALFRVGLHSGEVRTARAVSERDAAKQRVVAVVKDHGQPALSATATLHVVLAESLQEALPELSERAAGADSAAELQFYLVLALALLSALFLLSVALAVLARLRRAGPPAVLRCLGAQRFSVPGAAFPADFCEGTLPYSYNLCVAPARAVAEGAWLPPPLPSVPAGELLGAEPCGKPSPSSSAGAGEPSTDADAPQVCKPSRSRCFLWSVLHLRAYSPGIGWSGWDMLWMGSAGPCVREEMEDCLNSIPFRAGR, encoded by the coding sequence ATGGCGGTGAGGCAGAGGCAGAGTGAGAGTCGGCGGCGAGCGGTGGGGCGAGCGGTGCTGCTGCCCgctttgctgctggtggtgtgctgccgggcggcggcggagcggatCCGGTACGCCATCCccgaggagctgggcagaggctcGCTGGTGGGGCCGCTGGCGCGGGACCTGGGGCTGAGCCCGGCGGAGCTGCCGGCACGCAAGCTGCGGGTGGCGTCTGCGGGTAACAGGCAGCTGAAATACTTCACGGTGAGCGGGGAGAGCGGGAACCTGTACGTGAGCGAgaggctggaccgggaggagATGTGCGGCGAGTCGGCGTCCTGCTCCGTCAGCTTCGAGGCGCTGGTGCAGAACCCACTCAACGTTTTCCACGTCGAGGTGGCCATCCAGGACGtcaacgacaacgcgccgcaCTTCCTACAAGACAATTTCCAGCTGGAGATCAACGAGTTCACTTCTCCTGGAGCTCGGTTCTACTTGGGCATGGCAGAAGACCCGGACGTGGGCAGCAACTCACTGCAGGGCTACGAACTGGAGAGCAACGGGTACTTCGAGGTGGAGGTGAAGGAGAATCACGACAGCAGCAAGTTCGCGGAGCTGGTGCTGCGCCGTGCGCTGGACCGGGAGAGCGAGCAGAGCGTGCGTCTGGTGCTGACGGCGGTGGACGGCGGCGATCCGCCCCGCAGCGGCACCGCTCAGCTCTGCATCAACGTCACGGACGCCAACGACAACCCACCCGTGTTCGAACAGGACAGGTACCGCGCAAGCCTGCGCGAGGACGCGCCGCCGGGCTCGACGGTGCTGAACGTCTCCGCCTCCGACGCCGACGCCGGCACCAACGCCCGCATCACCTACGGCTTCGGGAAAATGCCGGCCAAGGTGCTTCAGAAGTTCGTGGTGGAGGCGGAGAGCGGGACGATCAGGCTGCAGGAGGCGCTGGACTTCGAGGACACGCGCGCGTTCAGCCTGGCCGTGGAGGCGAGGGACGGGGGCGGTCTGGTGGCGCACTGcaaggtggaggtggaggtgctggacgtgaacgacaacgctCCCGAAATCACGGTGTTGTCGGTGTCGAGCCCGGTGCCCGAGGACGCGCCGGCCGGCACGGTCGTGGCCCTCCTGAACGTGAACGATGCGGACTCCGGGGAGAACGGTCAGGTGTGGTGCGAGCTGTCGGGCGAGGCGCCGCTGTCGATGGTGTCGTCGTCGGTGGGGTCGTACAAGGTGGTGACGGCGAGCGCGCTGGACCGCGAGCAGGCGTCCGAGCACCGAGTGACGGTGGTGGCCAGGGACCGGGGCAGCCCGTCGCTGTCGAGCCGCGCGTCGCTGGTGCTGGAGGTgtcggacgtgaacgacaacgcgccggtgtTCGAGGAGGCGGCCTACAGCGCCTACGTGTCGgagaacaacgcggcgggcgcgCCGGTGGTGCGCGTGCGCGCGCGGGACGCGGACGCGGGCGCCAACGGGCGCGTGAGCTACTGGCtggcgggcggcagcgcgggcgCGGCGCCCTACGTGTCGGtggaggcgcggagcggcgcggtgtACGCGCAGCGCTCCTTCGACTACGAGCAGTGCCGCGAGTTCGCGGTGGCGGTGCGGGCGCAGGACGGCGGGGCGCCGTCGCGGAGCTCCACGGCCACGGTGCGCGTCTTCGTGCTGGACCGCAACGACAACGCGCCGCGGGTGCTCTGGCCGGCGGCGGCGTCGGGAGCGTCGGGTTCGGGAGCGTCGTCGTTGCCGGCGGCGTTCGAGGTGGTGCCGCGTTCGGCCGAGGCCGGCTACctggtgggcaaggtggtggcggtggacgcGGACGCGGGGCGCAACGCGTGGCTGTCGTACGAGCTGGTGCAGGCGTCGGAGCCGGCGCTGTTccgcgtggggctgcacagcggcgAGGTGCGGACGGCGAGGGCCGTGTCGGAGAGGGACGCGGCGAAGCAGCGTGTGGTGGCCGTGGTGAAGGACCACGGGCAGCCGGCGCtgtcggccacggccacgctgcaCGTGGTGCTGGCCGAGAGCTTGCAGGAGGCGCTGCCGGAGCTgagcgagcgggcggcgggcgccgaCTCGGCGGCCGAGCTGCAGTTCTACCTGGTGCTGGCGCTGGCGCTGCTCTCCGCCCTCTTCCTGCTGAGCGTGGCGCTGGCCgtgctggcgcggctgcgccgggccgggccgcccgccgtgctgcgctgcctgggcgCGCAGCGCTTCTCCGTGCCCGGCGCCGCCTTCCCGGCCGACTTCTGCGAGGGCACCTTGCCCTACTCCTACAACCTGTGCGTGGCGCCGGCACGCGCCGTGGCCGAGGGCGCttggctgccgccgccgctgcccagcGTGCCCGCGGGGGAGCTGCTCGGTGCGGAGCCCTGCGGGAAGCCGAGCCCGAGCAGCAGCGCCGGCGCGGGAGAGCCGTCCACCGACGCCGACGCCCCGCAGGTGTGTAAGCCCTCTCGCTCTCGCTGTTTTCTTTGGTCTGTGCTGCACCTCCGTGCCTATTCCCCTGGTATTGGATGGAGTGGATGGGATATGCTGTGGATGGGGAGCGCTGGTCCTTGTGTCCGTGAAGAAATGGAAGATTGTCTTAACTCTATTCCATTCAGAGCAGGTCGTTAG